A DNA window from Stenotrophomonas sp. 57 contains the following coding sequences:
- a CDS encoding amidohydrolase family protein: MGAVNKRRRAWPGATVVALLLLATTASAQDLLVRNATVHTASARGSLQNADVLVQGGIIRAVGPGLSAPAGASVIEAEGRPLTPALFGGITEIGIEEVSGEASTVDSTLKMGEQPLRPEFDVTLAYNPASVLIPVTRLEGIGFTALGAATGGGFVAGQGGVMRLDGSVDPLGPRALFLRIGAAASELTGHSRAAQWMLLQQMVDEARGQVAADSPHALLTPAGRRTLSRYLAGQGRVVVEVDRASDIRQLLRWSAREKVKIAIAGASEAWQVAPELAAAHVPVFVDVLANLPASFDQIGATLENAARLQRAGVAVSFVQRGDASHNARKMRQLAGNAVANGLPWADGLAGLTRVPAQAFGVADQIGSIEPGKRADLVLWEGDPLDVAHYAEQVWLGGRAMPMRSRQTDLRDRYLQRNAQP, encoded by the coding sequence ATGGGCGCGGTGAACAAGCGTCGCCGGGCATGGCCCGGCGCTACCGTAGTGGCATTGCTGTTGCTGGCAACCACGGCATCGGCGCAGGACCTGCTGGTGCGCAATGCCACGGTGCATACCGCCAGCGCGCGCGGCAGCCTGCAGAACGCCGATGTACTGGTGCAGGGCGGGATCATCCGCGCGGTCGGCCCCGGCCTGTCCGCGCCGGCCGGGGCCAGCGTGATCGAGGCCGAAGGCCGCCCACTGACGCCGGCGCTGTTCGGGGGCATCACCGAGATCGGCATCGAAGAGGTTTCCGGTGAAGCGAGCACGGTCGACAGCACCCTGAAGATGGGCGAACAACCGTTGCGCCCCGAGTTCGACGTCACCCTGGCCTACAACCCGGCGTCGGTGCTGATTCCGGTGACGCGGCTGGAAGGCATCGGCTTCACTGCACTGGGTGCGGCCACCGGCGGTGGCTTCGTGGCCGGCCAGGGCGGCGTGATGCGCCTGGACGGCAGCGTTGACCCGCTTGGTCCGCGCGCGCTGTTCCTGCGCATCGGCGCAGCCGCTTCCGAACTGACCGGTCATTCGCGTGCCGCGCAATGGATGCTGCTGCAGCAGATGGTGGACGAAGCACGCGGCCAGGTTGCGGCGGATTCGCCGCACGCGCTGCTGACCCCGGCCGGGCGTCGCACGCTCAGCCGCTATCTGGCCGGCCAGGGCCGCGTCGTGGTGGAGGTGGACCGCGCATCGGACATCCGCCAGCTGCTGCGCTGGTCCGCCCGCGAGAAGGTGAAGATCGCCATCGCCGGTGCCAGCGAAGCCTGGCAGGTGGCGCCGGAGCTGGCCGCCGCCCACGTGCCGGTGTTCGTCGATGTGCTGGCCAACCTGCCGGCCAGTTTCGACCAGATCGGCGCCACCCTGGAAAACGCGGCGCGACTGCAACGCGCAGGCGTGGCGGTTTCCTTCGTGCAGCGGGGTGATGCCAGCCACAACGCGCGCAAGATGCGCCAGCTGGCGGGCAACGCCGTGGCCAACGGCCTGCCCTGGGCCGACGGCCTGGCCGGGCTGACCCGGGTGCCGGCACAGGCCTTCGGCGTAGCCGACCAGATCGGCAGCATCGAGCCGGGCAAGCGCGCCGACCTGGTGCTGTGGGAAGGCGACCCGCTGGATGTAGCGCACTATGCCGAACAGGTCTGGCTGGGCGGCCGCGCGATGCCGATGCGCTCGCGCCAGACCGACCTGCGCGACC